One Onthophagus taurus isolate NC chromosome 11, IU_Otau_3.0, whole genome shotgun sequence genomic window carries:
- the LOC111413276 gene encoding septin-interacting protein 1, with product MSEEEIEKFEITDFDIENEFNINRSRRKQTKQQQIYGIWADDSDEEEDARPSFKSKAQKSYSAPIGFVAGGVQQSGKKKDEMIKKEGDGSDDDEAGTSYGVKNSSSESEEEGFSKRGFGSSKKQPTQATVTEITADIAGLRSKKGFVNNKMKNEGVGNWEKHTKGIGAKLLLQMGFKPGKGLGKDLQGISTPVEAHLRKGRGAIGAYGPEKKTTLIKKANLQIEDQEEEQETKWKKNDGGKKTRYYYKSVDDVIEKGKRPGANRNLGPASELSKVKVIDMTGPQQRVLSGYHALSGLKAPPGVERFEDVVHKKCTNFTLPEIQHNLDLLVDMCEQDIIRIDRNTRNNQDKLQFLKQDEINVKNTLIKEEETAETLSEVLEIVNKLMDTSLGLSLGQVAGIFKQLQERHIDEYCQYGLGELAPGLVGPLLTSALASWQPLSSPRQYTDLFRQWKEILEKPLQRGTLEGNCMGIQPFDSLLWHTWVPVVRSCISVWRARDCDPLIYLLEAWKPLLPVWLMDNVLDQYVMPKLIAEVQSWDPLTDTVPIHTWVHPWIPLLDVKLQDKIYPIIQEKLGVCLANWHPSDRSAKPMLKPWQRVLPEGSFVAFLLKHIVPKLQLCMQQFIIYPHQQPLEPWHWVMDWSDMLSVGNMTLILDKFFFPRWLQTLAMWLNQNPDYAQVTDWYSGWKRMMSDQLLKQPTIKDNFHKALEIMNRAASSGHQPGAKESVSYLANIETNIPLAPPPPKISSFAETVRTASQIPQGFKDLVAKRCEEKGILFVPIPNKYHEAKQVYRLGSNGVQCYIDRNVVFYTQNNSTWLPTSLNRLLDMA from the exons ATGTCGGAGGAGGAAATAGAGAAGTTTGAGATAACCGATTTCGACATAGAAAATGAGTTCAACATAAACCGTTCGCGACGGAAACAAAccaaacaacaacaaatttatg GAATTTGGGCTGATGATAGtgatgaagaagaagatgcGAGACCTTCTTTTAAATCTAAAGCTCAAAAAAGCTATTCTGCACCTATCGGATTTGTTGCAGGTGGGGTTCAACAATCTGGTAAGAAAAAAgatgaaatgattaaaaaggAGGGTGATGGTTCTGATGATGATGAGGCGGGAACTTCTTATGGTGTTAAAAATAGTAGTAGTGAATCAGAAGAAGAGGGATTTTCGAAGAGAg gTTTTGGATCTTCAAAAAAACAACCAACACAAGCTACTGTAACTGAAATAACAGCCGATATCGCCGGATTGAGAAGCAAAAAgggttttgttaataataagatGAAAAATGAAGGAGTTGGAAATTGGGAGAAACATACGAAAGGAATTGGGGCTAAATTATTACTTCAAATGGGTTTTAAACCAGGGAAAGGTCTTGGGAAGGATTTGCAAGGTATTTCAACTCCTGTTGAAGCACATCTAAGGAAAGGTAGAGGAGCTATTGGTGCTTATGGGCCTgaaaagaaaacaactttaataaaaaaa gCTAATCTTCAGATTGAGGATCAGGAGGAAGAGCAAGAAACTAAATGGAAAAAGAATGATGGAGGAAAGAAGACTCGTTACTACTATAAAAGCGTTGATGATGTCATAGAAAAAGGTAAACGTCCTGGAGCTAATAGAAATTTGGGACCGGCAAG TGAGCTGTCTAAGGTGAAAGTAATCGACATGACGGGACCTCAGCAAAGAGTTCTCAGCGGATATCACGCATTGAGTGGTTTAAAAGCACCTCCTGGAGTGGAAAGATTCGAAGATGTTGTTCACAAGAAATGCACCAATTTTACTCTTCCAGAAATACAACataatttagatttattaGTTGATATGTGCGAGcag gaTATTATTAGAATTGATAGAAACACAAGAAACAATCAAGATAAACTCCAATTTCTTAAACAAGATGAAATTAATGTGAAGAACACTTtgattaaagaagaagaaactgCTGAAACTTTAAGTGAAGTTTTAGAAATAGTCAACAAACTTATGGATACGTCTTTAGGGTTATCACTTGGTCAAGTTGCtggtatttttaaacaattacag gAACGACATATTGATGAATATTGTCAATATGGATTAGGTGAATTAGCTCCAGGTTTAGTAGGTCCATTATTAACATCAGCTTTGGCAAGTTGGCAACCTTTAAGTTCACCAAGACAATACACGGACCTGTTTAGGCAATGGAAGGAGATATTGGAAAAGCCGCTTCAACGTGGGACCCTTGAAGGTAATTGTATGGGAATTCAGCCATTTGATAGTCTCTTATGGCACACGTGGGTTCCTGTTGTCAGATCATGCATTAG TGTTTGGAGGGCTAGAGATTGCGAcccattaatttatttattggaagCGTGGAAACCGTTACTTCCAGTCTGGTTGATGGATAACGTTCTGGATCAATATGTTATGCCGAAATTAATAGCTGAAGTTCAAAGTTGGGATCCGTTAACTGATACTGTTCCAATTCATACTTGGGTACATCCTTGGATACCTTTATTAg atgttAAATTACAAGATAAAATTTATCCAATAATCCAAGAAAAATTAGGAGTTTGTTTAGCAAATTGGCACCCCTCTGATAGATCTGCTAAACCAATGTTAAAACCATGGCAAAGAGTACTTCCAGAAGGATCTTTCGTCgcctttttattaaaacatataGTTCCAAAATTACAACTATGTATgcaacaatttattatttatcccCATCAACAACCATTag aaccATGGCATTGGGTTATGGATTGGAGCGATATGCTTTCAGTAGGGAACATgactttaattttagataaatttttctttccaCGTTGGCTTCAAACTCTAGCAATGTGGTTAAATCAAAACCCAGATTATGCTCAAGTAACCGATTGGTATTCAGGGTGGAAAAGAATGATGTCTGaccaattattaaaacaaccaaccataaaagataattttcataaagCTTTAGAAATAATGAATAGAGCCGCTTCGTCGGGGCACCAACCTGGGGCTAAAGAATCCGTGTCTTATTTAGCAAATATAGAAACAAATATACCTTTAGCACCTCCCCCACCGAAAATATCGTCGTTTGCAGAAACCGTTAGGACAGCTAGCCAAATTCCTCAAGGTTTTAAAGATTTAGTGGCGAAAAGATGCGAAGAAAAAGGGATTTTGTTTGTTCCTATTCCTAATAAATATCACGAAGCTAAACAAGTTTATCGATTAGGATCTAATGGAGTACAATGTTATATTGATAGAAACGTTGTTTTTTATACTCAAAATAATTCCACTTGGTTACCAACTTCATTAAATCGATTGTTAGATATGGCGTGA